GGCCCGCTGCACGTCGTGCCACGGCCCGCTCGCCGTCCCGGACGCGGGGGAGCGCGCCGCGTGCCGCTGGTGCGGGCGGCCCGCCACCGACTGGACGTGCGGGCACTGCGGCGACAGCCGGTTCCGCGCCGTGGTCACCGGGGCCCGGCGCACCGCCGAGGAGCTCGGCCGCGCGTTCCCCGGCGTCGACGTCCGCACCTCCGGGGGGTCGCACGTCCTGGACGTCGTCCCCGGCGGGCCCTCGCTGGTCATCGCCACCCCCGGTGCCGAACCCGTGGCACCGGGCGGCTACGCGGCCGCGATGCTGCTGGACGGGTGGGCGCTGCTGGCCCGGCCGGACCTGCGCGCGGCCGAGGAGGCGTACCGCCGCTGGACGGCCGCGGCCGCCCTCGTGCAGCCCGCCTCGGCCGGCGGGGCCGTCGTCCTCGTCGCCGACCCGCAGGCCGCGCCCGCGCAGGCCCTCGTGCGCTGGGACCCGGCCGGGTTCGCCGAGCGCGAGCTGGCCCAGCGCCGCGAGCTCGACCTGCCGCCGGCCGCCCGGTTCGCCGGGCTCATCGGCCCCGCCGCGGACGTGGAGGAGTTCGTCGCCGCCCTGCCGGCCCTGCCCGGCGTGCGGGTCCTGGGGCCGCTGCCCGTGCCGGACCGGCCCGGCCAGGCGCCCGCCGTGCGCAGCGTGGTGCGCGTCCCGCGGGAGCGCTCGGCCGAGCTCGCCACCGCGGTCAAGACCGTCACGGCCGGGCGCAGCGTCCGCAAGCTGCCGCTCGTGCGGGTGCGGGTGGACCCGCTGCAGATCGGTTGAGAGCGCGAAGCTCCCCCGGCGGGTGGAGGCTTTCGGGATGGAGTTCCGACACCTCGGCCGTTCCGGCCTCAAGATCAGCGAGATCACCTACGGCAACTGGCTGACCCACGGGTCCCAGGTGGAGAACGAGGCGGCGCTCGCGTGCGTGCGCGCGGCCCTCGACGTCGGCATCTCGACCTTCGACACCGCCGACGTCTACGCCAACACCGCCGCCGAGACCGTCCTGGGGGAAGCGCTCAAGGGACAGCGACGGGAGTCCCTGGAGATCCTCACCAAGGTCTTCGGGCCGATCGGTCCCAAGGGGCACAACGACACCGGCCTGTCGCGCAAGCACGTCCTGGAGGCGTGCGAGGGGTCGCTGCGCCGGCTCGGCACCGACCACATCGACCTCTACCAGGCGCACCGCTACGACTACGCGACGCCGCTGGAGGAGACGATGCAGGCGTTCGCCGACCTCGTGCGGTCCGGCAAGGTGCTCTACGTCGGCGTCAGCGAGTGGACCGCCGAGCAGCTGCGCGCCGGGGCCGAGCTGGCGAAGGACCTCGGCATCTCCCTCGTCTCCAACCAGCCGCAGTACTCGATGCTGTGGCGCGTCATCGAGGGCGAGGTCGTCCCCACCTCCCAGGAGCTGGGCGTCAGCCAGGTCGTGTGGTCGCCCATCGCCCAGGGCGTCCTCACGGGCAAGTACACCCCCGGTGGTGAGCTGCCCGCCGGGTCCCGCGCCACCGACGACAAGGGCGGCG
This genomic window from Kineococcus mangrovi contains:
- a CDS encoding aldo/keto reductase family protein; its protein translation is MEFRHLGRSGLKISEITYGNWLTHGSQVENEAALACVRAALDVGISTFDTADVYANTAAETVLGEALKGQRRESLEILTKVFGPIGPKGHNDTGLSRKHVLEACEGSLRRLGTDHIDLYQAHRYDYATPLEETMQAFADLVRSGKVLYVGVSEWTAEQLRAGAELAKDLGISLVSNQPQYSMLWRVIEGEVVPTSQELGVSQVVWSPIAQGVLTGKYTPGGELPAGSRATDDKGGANMIQRWMRDDVLSRVQDLKPIASDLNLSMAQLAVAWVLQNENVATAIIGASRPEQVHDNAAAAGVTIPADALERIDAVLGDVVERDPAKTHESSPKQREV